The proteins below come from a single Cylindrospermopsis raciborskii Cr2010 genomic window:
- the cobW gene encoding cobalamin biosynthesis protein CobW, translated as MAAKIPVTVITGFLGSGKTSLIRHLLQNNQGRRIAVLVNEFGELGIDGEILKSCQVCPEDENSTNPQNQENTQENTNIFELTNGCLCCTVQEEFYPTMQELIKRRHTIDCIVIETSGLALPKPLVKAFRWQEIRSAATVDAVITVVDCAAVAAGTFASDLQAIARQREKDDSLEHETPLQELFSDQLACADLVILNKTDLVDEQQKSQVLELVTQELPREVKIVASDYGKLDPSILLGYQAAVEDNLDQRPSHHDVDEDHDHDDEINSTHLIFNRSFDPEKLQDTLQKLAKKQEIYRIKGFVAVPNKPMRLVMQGVGTRFDKFYDRPWKPKEEKQTRLVFIGRDLQSSRIESELAAL; from the coding sequence ATGGCCGCAAAAATACCCGTAACAGTAATCACAGGATTTTTAGGGAGTGGTAAAACTAGCTTGATTCGTCACTTACTACAAAACAACCAAGGACGACGCATAGCAGTACTGGTAAACGAATTTGGTGAATTAGGAATAGATGGAGAAATATTAAAATCTTGCCAAGTTTGTCCAGAAGATGAAAATTCAACCAATCCCCAAAATCAGGAAAATACCCAAGAAAATACTAATATATTTGAATTGACAAATGGTTGTCTATGTTGCACCGTACAAGAAGAGTTTTACCCTACTATGCAGGAGCTAATTAAACGCCGTCATACTATTGATTGTATTGTCATTGAAACATCCGGTTTAGCACTACCTAAACCTTTAGTGAAGGCTTTTCGTTGGCAAGAAATTCGTAGCGCTGCTACGGTGGATGCTGTGATTACAGTGGTAGATTGTGCAGCAGTTGCAGCGGGCACCTTCGCTAGCGATCTACAGGCGATCGCACGTCAGAGAGAAAAAGACGACAGTCTAGAACATGAAACGCCATTACAAGAACTGTTCTCAGATCAACTAGCTTGTGCTGATTTAGTGATTTTGAATAAAACAGATTTGGTTGATGAGCAACAAAAGTCTCAGGTTTTAGAATTGGTTACCCAGGAATTACCCAGGGAAGTGAAAATTGTTGCCAGCGATTATGGTAAACTTGACCCATCCATATTGTTGGGATACCAAGCAGCAGTTGAAGATAATTTAGATCAGCGTCCTAGCCATCATGACGTGGATGAGGATCATGACCATGATGATGAAATTAACTCGACCCATCTAATTTTTAATCGTAGTTTTGACCCAGAAAAATTGCAGGACACACTACAAAAACTGGCAAAAAAACAGGAAATTTATAGAATTAAAGGATTTGTTGCTGTTCCTAATAAACCTATGCGATTGGTCATGCAGGGAGTAGGCACACGATTTGACAAATTTTATGATCGCCCCTGGAAACCCAAGGAAGAAAAACAAACCCGACTAGTTTTCATTGGTCGAGATTTACAGTCATCAAGAATAGAATCTGAATTAGCTGCTTTGTAG
- a CDS encoding amidohydrolase, whose protein sequence is MNFTIKNALSPVKEGYTTLDIQVMEGIITQVGQNLNVIGTLIDGQDKLVLPGFFNAHTHSVEKWQRGIIPPLPLELWLAHLCDFSPLDMERVYLSALGTGVETLLSGGTSVVDHLVLIPGQELETIATVVRAYQTLGIRAFIAPLIQDEPLTAGMPEGKLLASHEYYCRSTDETLAIVEQAVINFHQPEKGTSILVGPTGIQLCTDALFTGCVALSDRYQLSRHSHLLETKAQEKLAAEKYECSAVKHLQEIGFLDEKTSLAHGVWLNDTDIEILALTKSTIVHNPLSNLRLGSGIAPILKCLRAGVNISFGCDGASSNDSQDLLEAIKIGSILHNITDPDYRSWITPKQSVEMACLGGAKGLGVHNHLGSITVGKKADLVLYDLTALSLLPRTDPIGLLVLGRPVNVIDSVWVDGRPIVVNGKLTTIDIDELRQELFDRSGWEAGRESPTLGKIESHYRRIMSLST, encoded by the coding sequence ATGAATTTCACTATTAAGAATGCCCTAAGTCCGGTGAAAGAAGGTTATACAACCCTAGATATTCAAGTGATGGAGGGTATAATTACTCAGGTGGGGCAAAATTTAAATGTCATTGGTACTCTAATTGATGGCCAAGATAAACTGGTGCTACCAGGTTTTTTTAACGCTCACACCCATTCCGTAGAAAAATGGCAACGGGGAATTATCCCTCCCTTACCTTTGGAGTTATGGTTAGCGCACTTATGTGATTTTTCTCCCTTAGATATGGAAAGAGTCTATCTTAGTGCTTTAGGTACCGGGGTGGAAACTCTATTGTCTGGAGGTACAAGTGTTGTAGATCATTTGGTGTTAATTCCAGGTCAAGAATTAGAAACCATTGCTACAGTAGTTCGAGCTTATCAAACATTGGGAATTAGAGCTTTTATTGCACCTTTAATTCAAGATGAACCTTTAACTGCAGGAATGCCAGAGGGGAAATTATTGGCTAGTCATGAATATTATTGTCGCTCAACCGATGAAACTTTAGCTATTGTGGAACAAGCTGTAATTAACTTTCACCAACCGGAGAAAGGGACAAGTATTTTAGTTGGACCCACGGGCATTCAATTATGTACAGATGCTTTATTTACAGGTTGTGTAGCATTAAGCGATCGCTATCAACTTAGTCGTCATAGTCATTTATTAGAAACCAAGGCTCAGGAAAAGTTAGCAGCTGAAAAGTATGAATGTAGTGCGGTTAAACATTTACAAGAAATAGGTTTTTTAGATGAAAAGACTAGTTTAGCTCATGGTGTTTGGTTAAATGATACTGACATAGAAATTTTAGCCTTAACTAAATCTACTATTGTTCATAATCCTTTAAGTAATTTGCGTTTGGGTAGTGGTATTGCCCCGATTTTAAAATGTCTTAGAGCAGGGGTAAATATCTCTTTTGGTTGTGATGGTGCTTCTAGTAATGATTCTCAGGATTTGTTAGAAGCAATTAAAATCGGCTCAATTTTACATAACATTACGGATCCAGACTATAGGTCTTGGATTACACCTAAGCAATCTGTGGAAATGGCATGTTTGGGTGGAGCTAAGGGATTAGGCGTACATAATCATTTAGGTTCTATAACTGTAGGTAAAAAAGCGGATTTAGTTCTTTATGATTTAACAGCTTTATCGTTATTACCCCGTACAGACCCCATTGGTTTATTAGTTTTAGGTCGTCCTGTAAATGTTATTGATAGTGTTTGGGTTGATGGTAGACCAATTGTTGTTAATGGTAAATTGACAACTATTGATATTGACGAATTACGCCAGGAGTTATTTGACCGCAGTGGGTGGGAAGCTGGGAGAGAATCACCCACTCTAGGCAAAATTGAGTCCCATTATCGACGAATCATGAGTTTATCAACCTAG
- a CDS encoding cupin domain-containing protein, translating into MISHHCIIPVIKSPRDYQAYRISPHDTNRLAIIFDSNTANTSLTCCVEIFDIGGQTPPNRHQWAIEMFFILKGEGIAICDGKKVNIKAGDSLLVPPMGIHLIRNTGKTRLYILTVMIPNEDFSELIRSGIPVDLDVEDLSVLGRL; encoded by the coding sequence ATGATTAGTCATCATTGTATTATTCCCGTGATAAAATCTCCTCGAGATTATCAAGCATACCGTATTAGCCCTCACGATACCAATCGGTTAGCAATTATCTTCGATTCCAACACAGCTAATACTTCTTTAACTTGCTGTGTGGAAATTTTTGATATTGGTGGACAAACTCCACCCAATCGCCATCAATGGGCCATAGAAATGTTTTTCATTCTCAAGGGAGAAGGTATAGCAATTTGTGACGGTAAAAAAGTAAATATCAAAGCTGGAGATAGTTTATTAGTACCACCCATGGGGATCCATCTGATTAGAAATACGGGTAAAACTCGTCTTTATATACTTACTGTTATGATTCCTAATGAGGATTTCTCGGAACTGATTAGAAGTGGGATACCTGTAGACCTGGATGTGGAAGATCTGTCGGTTTTAGGAAGACTTTGA
- a CDS encoding NUDIX hydrolase, with protein sequence MRKKNNKICKQSGVIPYRLCDGKVEVLLITSRKRQSLVIPKGGICKGMTPPDSAAKEAWEEAGVVGQVNTQKLGAYKYRKRGNIYQVHLFWLPVEKILEDWPEASQRQRIWLDINHAAIIVKENYLKKILQNSQEQVRVFTSERLETMGF encoded by the coding sequence ATGAGGAAGAAAAACAACAAAATTTGTAAACAGTCAGGAGTAATTCCCTATCGCCTGTGTGACGGGAAAGTAGAAGTATTATTAATCACCAGTCGTAAACGGCAAAGCCTTGTAATTCCCAAGGGAGGAATTTGTAAGGGGATGACACCACCGGATTCAGCTGCAAAGGAAGCATGGGAAGAAGCAGGTGTAGTTGGTCAAGTTAATACCCAAAAGCTTGGTGCTTATAAATATCGTAAACGGGGCAATATTTATCAAGTTCATCTATTTTGGTTACCAGTAGAAAAAATCTTAGAGGATTGGCCAGAAGCAAGTCAAAGACAGCGAATATGGCTAGATATTAATCATGCTGCTATTATAGTTAAGGAGAACTATTTGAAAAAAATTTTGCAAAATTCCCAAGAACAAGTCAGGGTTTTTACTAGCGAGCGATTAGAAACTATGGGTTTCTAA
- a CDS encoding DUF4114 domain-containing protein, producing the protein MGILPWRLRDTSINKNTINSKQQANKNTTEIMTKKFVDLSTLDGKNGLTIINGNDKDDNLGYSISNAGDINGDGINDIIIGAPLSDPNDQSNAGNSYIVFGSNNGFANIIDISTLDGINGFTVNGGGIGDQSGRSVSAAGDINGDGIDDLIIGAPFADSNGDDSGAAYLIFGRRSFSSLPTINPSNLGDNGFIINGLNPQDQLGYRVSGAGDINQDGFDDVIIAAPPNAYVYPPVTGDQAGKVYVIFGSEKFNPSNPNFDLNSLNGNNGFVINGSRADDYLGVGLNRGGDFNGDGIDDLIIGSPFNDFNGFRSGQAYVIFGRKESFSSSLDVSQLDGVNGVVINGQEGDQLGFSVSSAGDINHDGIGDIIVSAHDADPNGIDAAGVAYVVFGARTQFSSQLDLSNLNGNNGFVINGIGELDKASWAVTGLGDVNGDGIDDLLVSASHADANNDNSGQGYVIFGGDKFSSAINLAEIDDTKGFIINGKSENHNLGYSASGVGDINGDGVSDILISAPFAGSGEVYVVFGKNSPTDTGEITDEVTEGNGGESDIINEAPSGLFLKTNNRVDENGLESNVIGTFTTVDPNADDSFTYSLSDDENYPDNGLFSIQDNQLISKESLDFENQPIYTISVITTDRGGLSLTAEFTIDGTEDEITGGVIEDNNSESEGTPDEILDGVMGEGDSDNNSTEGSGSDLTDSPDIPSTSTGSDLTDSSDIPSTSTGSADNILSSNNNVLSSSTTRVEFQLMDKIPASIRELGVFTVDDPSGKINGIAPGQVGYSEAALARSKVVFSILSKTPNEFNNANVTRILGFQEANPNLRFYVIDNGTTDSVKNGLLPINQVTFLDSSNLQVTQLPDNSFSLQSNDLVFKARPTTKPLPMGANLQEKSQGESIDLRGVTGPVNAQFTVYREASFDNYVGFYKVTDEKGGIDTNNDGTADLLPGDAGYIQAAVNQHLSGLGLNVPDGNKSTFNSTLSGGGLYVPFIIVNGRPDTVLNSDISANSNPDIYFTYLGANPDRVDHVRLLGDNTFGFEDLRGGGDRDYNDLVVQVNMSANV; encoded by the coding sequence ATGGGTATTTTGCCATGGAGATTGAGAGATACATCTATCAACAAAAACACAATTAATAGCAAACAGCAAGCAAATAAAAATACCACAGAAATTATGACTAAAAAATTTGTTGACCTCTCCACACTTGATGGAAAAAATGGATTGACCATCATCAACGGTAATGATAAAGATGACAATTTAGGGTACTCAATTAGCAATGCTGGAGATATTAATGGTGACGGAATTAATGATATTATTATTGGGGCACCTTTAAGTGATCCCAATGACCAAAGTAATGCGGGAAACAGTTATATAGTATTTGGTAGCAACAACGGTTTTGCCAACATTATAGACATCTCGACCTTAGATGGAATCAATGGGTTTACGGTTAATGGTGGTGGAATAGGCGATCAATCAGGTCGTTCTGTAAGTGCAGCAGGAGATATTAATGGTGATGGTATTGACGACCTGATCATTGGCGCTCCTTTTGCGGACAGTAATGGAGATGACTCTGGAGCAGCATACCTAATATTTGGCCGCAGGAGTTTTAGTTCTCTCCCCACTATTAACCCCTCCAATCTGGGTGATAACGGTTTTATTATTAACGGTCTAAATCCTCAAGACCAATTAGGTTATAGGGTCAGTGGTGCAGGTGATATCAACCAAGATGGTTTTGATGATGTAATTATTGCTGCACCTCCCAACGCTTACGTCTATCCCCCAGTGACAGGTGATCAAGCTGGTAAGGTTTACGTAATATTTGGTAGCGAGAAATTTAATCCCAGTAATCCCAATTTTGATCTCAATAGTCTTAATGGCAATAATGGCTTTGTTATCAATGGTTCTAGAGCAGATGACTACTTAGGTGTTGGTCTCAATAGAGGTGGAGACTTTAACGGTGATGGAATTGATGACTTGATTATTGGCTCACCCTTTAATGATTTCAACGGTTTCCGTTCCGGACAAGCTTATGTAATATTTGGTAGGAAGGAATCATTCTCATCTTCCTTAGATGTCTCCCAACTTGATGGTGTTAATGGGGTTGTCATCAATGGACAGGAGGGCGATCAATTAGGATTCTCCGTTAGTAGTGCGGGGGATATTAATCATGATGGTATTGGGGATATAATTGTCAGCGCCCATGATGCAGATCCCAATGGGATAGATGCAGCTGGCGTGGCTTATGTTGTATTTGGTGCCCGTACCCAGTTTAGTTCCCAACTAGACTTGTCCAATCTTAATGGTAATAATGGGTTTGTAATTAACGGTATTGGCGAACTAGATAAGGCAAGCTGGGCTGTAACTGGTCTAGGAGATGTGAATGGTGATGGAATTGACGATCTTCTGGTTAGTGCTAGTCATGCAGATGCTAATAATGATAATTCTGGACAAGGTTATGTAATCTTTGGCGGCGATAAATTTAGTTCTGCTATCAATCTTGCGGAAATTGATGATACCAAAGGTTTTATCATCAATGGTAAGTCAGAAAACCATAATTTAGGTTATTCAGCTAGTGGTGTGGGAGATATCAATGGTGATGGTGTCAGTGATATACTGATCAGCGCTCCCTTTGCTGGTTCTGGGGAAGTCTATGTAGTTTTTGGCAAAAATAGTCCCACAGATACCGGAGAAATTACTGATGAAGTAACGGAAGGAAATGGTGGTGAATCCGACATAATCAATGAAGCTCCTAGCGGTTTGTTTTTAAAAACTAACAATAGAGTTGATGAAAATGGTCTGGAATCAAATGTAATTGGCACTTTTACAACTGTGGATCCGAATGCGGATGATTCTTTTACCTATAGCTTATCCGATGATGAGAACTATCCTGACAATGGTTTATTTAGTATTCAGGATAATCAATTAATCAGCAAGGAGTCCCTCGATTTTGAAAATCAGCCCATTTACACCATCAGTGTGATTACCACAGATAGGGGAGGACTATCCTTAACCGCAGAATTCACTATTGATGGAACTGAGGATGAAATTACCGGTGGAGTTATTGAAGATAACAACAGCGAATCTGAGGGGACTCCCGATGAAATTCTGGATGGAGTTATGGGAGAAGGTGATAGCGATAATAACTCAACGGAAGGATCTGGATCTGATCTTACCGATTCCCCTGACATTCCATCCACATCAACGGGATCTGATCTTACCGATTCCTCTGACATTCCATCCACATCAACGGGAAGCGCTGATAATATCTTGAGCAGTAATAATAATGTCCTGAGTAGTAGCACTACTAGGGTTGAATTTCAGCTTATGGATAAGATTCCTGCTTCCATACGTGAATTAGGAGTATTTACTGTTGATGATCCTAGTGGTAAGATTAACGGTATTGCACCTGGTCAGGTTGGTTATTCAGAAGCTGCTTTAGCGAGAAGTAAGGTAGTTTTTTCCATTCTTTCCAAAACACCTAATGAGTTTAATAACGCAAATGTCACCAGAATCTTAGGGTTTCAGGAAGCAAACCCCAATTTGAGATTCTATGTTATAGATAATGGCACTACTGATTCTGTTAAAAATGGCCTGTTGCCAATTAATCAGGTAACTTTTTTAGACTCTTCAAATCTTCAGGTAACACAATTGCCTGATAATAGTTTTTCCTTGCAGTCCAACGATCTAGTTTTCAAAGCTAGACCTACTACTAAACCCTTACCTATGGGGGCAAATTTACAGGAGAAGTCCCAGGGAGAAAGTATAGATTTACGCGGGGTAACGGGTCCCGTAAATGCCCAATTTACAGTTTATAGGGAGGCGAGCTTTGATAATTATGTGGGCTTTTATAAGGTAACTGATGAAAAGGGTGGCATTGATACCAATAATGATGGAACTGCGGATTTGCTTCCGGGAGACGCTGGTTACATTCAAGCTGCTGTTAATCAACATTTAAGTGGTTTGGGTTTAAATGTTCCTGATGGAAATAAGTCTACTTTTAATAGTACCTTATCAGGAGGAGGGCTGTATGTGCCATTTATAATTGTCAATGGCAGACCCGACACTGTTCTTAATAGCGATATTTCCGCCAACTCCAATCCCGACATATATTTCACATATTTAGGTGCTAACCCTGATCGGGTTGACCATGTTCGACTTTTAGGAGACAACACCTTTGGTTTTGAAGATCTCAGAGGTGGTGGGGATAGGGATTACAATGACTTAGTTGTTCAAGTTAATATGTCTGCTAATGTTTAA
- the fmt gene encoding methionyl-tRNA formyltransferase, with protein sequence MKIVFFGTPNFAIPTLKKLLNDSRFQVLAVVTQPDKRRERGNQLTPSPVKTLAKAHNLIVWQPERIKKDSGTLTKLRELNADFFIVVAYGQILSTKILNMPKLGCINVHGSILPEYRGAAPIQWSIHKGERQTGVTTMLMDAGMDTGDMLLKASLPIGLLDNAQVIADKLAETGGNLLIETLTKFRNGEITPIPQNDSLATYASLINKEDYYLDWSRTAIELHNQIRGFYPNCITTFRHQPLKIVATVPLESAYIQELPKEIQSKLEKVPDLSAQLASPGSVLSIIKGLGAVVQTGEGCLWLREVQPTGKKLQSGWDFVNGSRLTVGETIG encoded by the coding sequence ATGAAAATAGTGTTTTTTGGCACTCCTAATTTTGCTATTCCCACCTTAAAAAAATTGTTGAATGATTCTAGATTTCAGGTTTTAGCAGTTGTCACCCAACCGGATAAACGCAGAGAAAGGGGGAATCAACTTACGCCCTCTCCAGTTAAAACCTTGGCTAAGGCTCATAATCTGATTGTATGGCAACCAGAAAGAATTAAGAAGGATTCTGGGACCTTGACTAAACTAAGGGAACTTAATGCGGATTTCTTTATAGTAGTTGCTTATGGGCAAATTCTATCTACAAAAATCCTCAACATGCCAAAATTAGGTTGTATTAATGTACATGGTTCAATTTTACCGGAATATAGAGGTGCTGCCCCCATTCAGTGGTCTATACACAAAGGAGAAAGACAAACTGGTGTGACAACTATGTTAATGGATGCGGGTATGGATACAGGAGATATGCTTTTAAAAGCCAGCTTACCAATTGGACTATTAGATAATGCTCAAGTTATTGCGGATAAACTAGCTGAAACTGGTGGAAACCTGTTAATAGAAACCCTAACCAAATTTAGAAATGGAGAGATTACACCAATTCCTCAAAATGATTCCTTAGCTACCTACGCCTCATTAATTAATAAAGAAGACTATTATTTAGACTGGTCAAGAACAGCTATAGAACTACACAATCAGATCCGAGGATTTTACCCCAACTGCATCACCACCTTTCGTCATCAACCTTTAAAAATCGTCGCCACTGTTCCCCTAGAGTCCGCCTACATTCAGGAGTTGCCAAAGGAAATCCAGTCCAAACTTGAGAAAGTGCCTGATTTGTCCGCCCAATTAGCATCGCCAGGATCTGTCCTCAGTATTATTAAAGGATTGGGTGCTGTGGTTCAAACTGGGGAAGGTTGTTTGTGGTTGAGAGAGGTACAACCAACAGGCAAAAAACTTCAGTCGGGATGGGATTTTGTCAATGGTAGTCGTTTGACAGTGGGAGAAACTATTGGTTAG
- a CDS encoding DUF6464 family protein, which yields MHPDSLATEIILTSPQRYLGKLQLDWAPQPGNYLDFEGKTYAVLERHHRYQFRTGRYRLHRIAIYVQTAKRPSEKSFINGRWVVGDANCKYNAHSEIIRCAVNPDGPCDSCSSYVANQ from the coding sequence ATGCATCCAGACTCTTTAGCAACTGAGATAATTTTGACCAGTCCACAGCGGTATCTTGGTAAGTTACAACTTGATTGGGCTCCTCAACCGGGAAATTATTTAGATTTTGAGGGGAAAACCTATGCCGTTTTAGAACGCCATCACAGGTATCAGTTCCGAACTGGACGCTACAGGTTACATAGAATTGCCATCTACGTTCAAACAGCTAAAAGACCATCGGAAAAAAGTTTTATAAATGGACGTTGGGTAGTGGGGGATGCCAATTGTAAGTATAATGCCCACTCAGAAATTATTCGTTGTGCTGTCAACCCAGATGGTCCGTGTGATTCCTGTAGTTCTTACGTTGCTAACCAATAG
- the psaC gene encoding photosystem I iron-sulfur center protein PsaC yields MSHTVKIYDTCIGCTQCVRACPTDVLEMVPWDGCKAAQVASSPRIQDCVGCKRCETACPTDFLSIRVYLGAETTRSMGLAY; encoded by the coding sequence ATGTCTCATACCGTAAAAATCTACGATACCTGCATCGGTTGCACTCAATGTGTACGCGCTTGCCCCACTGACGTTCTAGAAATGGTTCCTTGGGACGGATGTAAAGCCGCTCAAGTTGCTTCTTCACCCCGTATTCAAGACTGCGTAGGTTGCAAGCGCTGTGAAACAGCTTGCCCAACTGACTTTTTGAGCATTCGGGTTTACCTTGGGGCTGAAACAACTCGCAGCATGGGTCTAGCATATTAA
- the ndhO gene encoding NAD(P)H-quinone oxidoreductase subunit O, producing MAIKKGNMVRALREKLENSLEAKASDGRFPSYLFESSGEVVDIKGDYALVKFGKVPTPNIWLKLDQLTIQQDAAS from the coding sequence ATGGCAATTAAAAAAGGAAATATGGTTCGTGCCCTGCGCGAAAAGTTAGAAAATAGTCTGGAAGCTAAAGCTAGTGATGGGCGCTTTCCTTCCTATTTATTTGAAAGTTCCGGGGAAGTGGTGGATATTAAGGGAGATTACGCTTTAGTGAAGTTTGGTAAAGTGCCCACGCCAAATATTTGGTTGAAGCTAGACCAATTAACTATACAACAAGACGCGGCTTCTTAG
- a CDS encoding HlyD family efflux transporter periplasmic adaptor subunit translates to MSQFNDHPTNGNGNGKPASIGVLQTPSKAKAGNLSYAYQDSFEQSIVLRQSPIWSRTIMITLMLVACFGVGWAYYAKIEQVVPATGQLKPEGTVKDVQAPISGVVKSVHVKDGQEVKPGDLLLTFESVATLAELGALNKVRAALIKENDIYRRLMNASGAISSELNFLGGSLPAESAFLLKSRISLVEENQLLRSQLGNSRPETGVGIDEQKRLIVARKELESRSNAAKFEVEKIRKQLSQTIVKRKDTQNSLSIQQGILDRVEVLAKEGGISQLQYLNQQQQVQNLKAEIAQLEEEEKRLGFDIQRAEQEVTNTIAVTDKNVLEEIATNKKRIAEIDSQFMRIILDNEQKLADISSKISQTKLNVKYQELRAPVSGIIFDMQAKNPGFVANPTQKLLQIVPNDKYIAEVFITNKDIGFVKEGMKVDVRIDSFPFSEFGDIKGKVTNIGSDALPPDQTHQFYRFPARVSLDKQAMESQGRSIPLQSGMAITANIKVREERSVMSLFTEMFTKQVESLQEVR, encoded by the coding sequence ATGAGTCAATTTAATGATCATCCAACTAATGGCAATGGTAATGGCAAACCAGCTAGTATAGGAGTGCTTCAAACCCCATCAAAAGCCAAAGCAGGGAATTTAAGTTATGCTTATCAAGACAGCTTTGAACAATCCATAGTTTTACGACAATCACCCATCTGGTCACGCACAATCATGATTACTTTGATGCTTGTGGCCTGTTTTGGAGTGGGTTGGGCTTATTATGCAAAAATTGAACAAGTAGTTCCCGCTACAGGACAATTAAAACCAGAGGGTACGGTAAAAGATGTACAAGCACCCATTAGTGGGGTGGTGAAGTCTGTTCATGTCAAAGATGGACAAGAGGTGAAACCAGGGGATCTATTATTAACATTTGAATCCGTTGCTACCCTAGCTGAGCTGGGCGCCCTCAATAAAGTTCGTGCTGCTTTAATCAAGGAAAATGACATCTATCGTCGTTTGATGAATGCAAGCGGTGCTATTAGCTCAGAACTGAATTTTCTGGGTGGTAGTCTACCAGCAGAGTCGGCATTTTTGTTAAAAAGTCGCATTTCTCTGGTGGAAGAAAACCAACTGTTACGTTCACAATTGGGAAATTCCAGACCAGAAACAGGAGTTGGAATTGATGAACAAAAAAGACTAATTGTAGCTAGAAAAGAGCTGGAATCTCGCTCTAATGCAGCTAAATTTGAGGTAGAAAAAATTAGAAAGCAACTGTCTCAAACAATAGTTAAGAGAAAGGACACACAAAACAGTCTGTCCATTCAACAAGGAATCTTAGATAGGGTAGAAGTCCTGGCCAAAGAGGGGGGAATTTCTCAACTGCAATATCTCAATCAGCAACAACAAGTACAAAATTTAAAAGCGGAAATAGCCCAGTTAGAAGAAGAAGAAAAACGCCTGGGCTTCGATATTCAAAGAGCAGAACAAGAGGTGACCAATACCATAGCAGTGACTGACAAAAATGTCTTGGAAGAAATTGCTACTAACAAGAAGCGCATTGCCGAAATAGACAGCCAGTTTATGAGAATAATTTTAGACAATGAGCAGAAGTTGGCAGATATTAGTAGCAAAATTTCCCAAACCAAATTAAACGTTAAATATCAAGAACTGCGTGCGCCCGTATCAGGGATAATATTTGACATGCAAGCAAAAAACCCCGGTTTTGTCGCCAATCCTACCCAAAAGCTATTACAGATTGTCCCCAATGATAAATATATAGCGGAGGTATTTATCACCAATAAGGATATTGGATTTGTGAAGGAGGGAATGAAGGTGGATGTGAGAATTGATTCGTTCCCCTTTAGTGAGTTTGGTGATATCAAAGGTAAAGTAACTAATATCGGTTCAGATGCTTTACCTCCTGACCAGACCCATCAGTTTTATCGCTTTCCAGCGCGAGTTAGTTTAGATAAACAAGCTATGGAATCTCAAGGTAGAAGTATTCCTTTACAGTCTGGTATGGCCATTACTGCTAATATCAAAGTGCGTGAGGAACGGAGCGTTATGAGTTTGTTTACGGAAATGTTTACTAAGCAAGTTGAGAGCTTGCAGGAAGTAAGGTAA